One Aegilops tauschii subsp. strangulata cultivar AL8/78 chromosome 7, Aet v6.0, whole genome shotgun sequence genomic window carries:
- the LOC109742557 gene encoding probable E3 ubiquitin-protein ligase ARI5: MASSDNDDQGYSDFDEEEDPIELESDDDMATLLAARRQRYKVLTEGALRALQDDCIAGVADLIQVPPAIAAIVLRHCHWSALVVQEKWFSDEQGLRAAVGLLPPSDGDAVAEPKRKRKGKKLTCDLCFDNHPPGQMKSAGCGHLYCRVCWRGYIRAAVEDGARCLSLRCPDPSCSAAVLRDLVDDVADEEDKQRYAGFALRSYVEESKTMRWCPAPGCGLAMEYLGGESLSEQLDVVCDCGHGFCIVCAEESHRPVPCRTVREWAAKNSSESESTNWVMANTKLCPKCRRPIEKNTGCNHMTCRDPCRHQFCWICLADYHGGHTCNRYEVDEIDARQAYARASLDRYMHYYERWVAHEHSRVRASEDMFELESAREGYLEGAAADEAQRQLGFLIDAYRQILEGRRMLRWTYAYGYFADRDKLNLLECLQGEAEGSLERLHKMAEAERTASENYYAADGGVSSYFDRLAKLTKQTHDYFESMAEAFQTDLD; the protein is encoded by the coding sequence ATGGCGTCGAGCGACAACGACGACCAGGGCTACAGCGATTtcgacgaggaggaggacccGATCGAGCTCGAGTCAGACGACGACATGGCGACGCTGCTGGCCGCGAGGAGGCAGAGGTACAAGGTCCTCACCGAGGGCGCCCTCCGCGCGCTCCAGGACGACTGCATCGCCGGGGTCGCCGACCTCATCCAGGTCCCGCCGGCGATCGCGGCCATCGTCCTGCGCCACTGCCACTGGAGCGCCCTCGTGGTCCAGGAGAAGTGGTTCTCCGACGAGCAGGgcctccgcgccgccgtcggCCTGCTGCCGCCGAGCGATGGCGACGCCGTAGCGGAGCCCAAGCGCAAGCGCAAGGGTAAGAAGCTCACCTGCGACCTCTGCTTCGACAATCACCCTCCAGGCCAGATGAAGTCGGCGGGGTGCGGCCACCTGTACTGCCGCGTGTGCTGGCGCGGGTACATACGCGCAGCAGTGGAGGACGGCGCCCGGTGCCTGTCGCTGCGGTGCCCGGACCCGTCCTGCTCGGCGGCCGTGCTCCGGGACCTGGTGGACGACGTCGCTGACGAGGAGGACAAGCAGCGGTACGCGGGGTTCGCGCTCCGGTCGTATGTGGAGGAGAGCAAGACCATGAGGTGGTGCCCCGCTCCCGGGTGCGGCCTCGCCATGGAGTACCTCGGCGGGGAAAGCCTCAGCGAGCAGCTGGACGTGGTGTGCGACTGCGGCCACGGCTTCTGCATCGTGTGCGCGGAGGAGTCGCACCGGCCGGTGCCGTGCCGCACGGTGCGCGAGTGGGCGGCCAAGAACAGCTCCGAGTCGGAGAGCACCAACTGGGTGATGGCCAACACGAAGCTGTGCCCCAAGTGCCGGCGCCCCATCGAGAAGAACACGGGCTGCAACCACATGACGTGCCGGGACCCGTGCCGCCACCAGTTCTGCTGGATCTGCCTCGCCGACTACCACGGCGGCCACACCTGCAACCGCTACGAGGTCGACGAGATCGACGCCCGGCAGGCCTACGCCAGGGCCTCCCTCGACAGGTACATGCACTACTACGAGCGGTGGGTGGCGCACGAGCACTCGCGGGTAAGGGCCAGCGAGGACATGTTCGAGCTCGAGAGCGCCCGGGAGGGCTATCTTGAGGGTGCCGCCGCCGACGAGGCGCAGAGGCAGCTCGGCTTCCTCATCGACGCCTACAGGCAGATCCTTGAGGGCCGGCGGATGCTAAGGTGGACGTACGCATACGGCTACTTCGCCGACAGGGACAAGCTCAACCTCCTCGAGTGCCTCCAGGGCGAGGCCGAGGGCTCGCTGGAGCGCCTCCACAAGATGGCCGAGGCGGAGCGCACCGCCAGCGAAAACTACTACGCTGCCGACGGCGGCGTCTCGTCCTACTTCGACAGGCTCGCCAAGCTCACCAAACAGACCCACGATTACTTTGAGAGCATGGCTGAAGCTTTCCAAACCGATCTCGACTAG